The Clavelina lepadiformis chromosome 3, kaClaLepa1.1, whole genome shotgun sequence region TATAATACCTGTGATTTGACCATAAATATTTTCTGCGACCAGTATCACCGTCTTTATTTACGAGAAAAATCGCGTAGATCAATGAAAAACCGCTCCACGTTTCTCCCATAATGCATTGTGTGCATTCCACGTATATTCAAGTTTACTCAGGTTCATTTTTACCGCCGGAATTCGTCACCGGTGCGGGACTTCCCCAGCTCGCTTGGCGACCAAAAAAACAATCCCAGTTCAATAAACGTGTTGATGACGCAGATTGCGTCGTTGACGTCATGTTTTTCTTATTGGTGACTATTTGCAAACGTGAGCAAACATttcttgttaaaatgtttatgccCGATAGTAAAGATATAGTGTTGATGAAAGATAAAGGTCCAGTATGCTGTAGGCGGTAAACATTGTGTTCCAGTCAATCCAATAAAAACTATAATCGTATCAGGAAAAGCTTTTTCATGAAAGCTACAAAACACcagaaaacgttttttatGTTCTTCGCCTTAAACATCTTCCTCAGCAATAAACGGCGCAACAAGAGTTTGTCGAAATTATGGTAAGCTTGCGGTAAACTTGGTCAAGTTCGCCTTTTCTTGCAGACatgattatattatttaataaAGAACGCCAATTTAGATTCTAACTACGGTCTGTTGTTTGACAAGTAGATGTTTGCACCCAAACAGTTCCGTATCAGTCGGTGACAACTGTAAACTACATACCAAGGTTTCAAAGGATTTCATTTCCTAAATTGAACCAAATGATTCGCAATATTTAATCGAAAACCGATTGACTTCCTCacaatttatcacaaaaaaattaggTCATTTGTCACTGACATTTAGTAAAAATATTCATGATTTAGGTTATGCAATGTGCATAGTTAAACATGCATCATTATATGTTATACAACACTCAGATGCTTGGCGTACAGTTGAGAGGCCGTAGCGTcgtcttttattttgttacccCGGAGGTGGCGCCCTAGAGTCGTCCAGACGTTTAATATCGTCTTTTCTTCCattcaataaaaagttttctcTTCTTGGAAAGTTTAATATGCACCTCTatattaaacttaaaaaattgtttgaaacgaaacaaacaaaacagcGACTCTTCTGATTTGCCAAAACTAGAAACTTAGCTTCCATAGGAGAAGCTATTCTTTAGAACTGTAAGTTatttaatgtttatgtttgttgAAACGCAATGTATATGGACAGTTGTGTAAATGCAGTTTTCACGGCAAAAACGCACTTTTGCATAAAGTCTTAATGCATCAATGTCAGACAGTTATTATTGTTGCATTGAACATCACACTACATGTCAATAAGTCAGACCGGGGTGAAGTTGGTTACAGGTTCCCTGGCTACTTGAAACATGAATATCGCTACCTGCTATGTAGTGTCTTATTCAGTTATACTTGTTTGCAGATGAagtttattgcatttaaaaccagtaggcctactggttGCCTCGGTTGTAGTTGCAAGTTAGTTGTGCTTCGCTGTAAGAACGGACAAGAACCTGAATTTTTGGCCGAAGTAGGTTTGGCGGCATATAAACTAAAATGCACCTGGTTGTCTCTAACCAGCAAAAACAAAGAGAACTAAACCACGCAATTAAGGAATGTTTTCTGTTAACAGATATCTAGAACTTTTAGTATTGTAGGTTGACAAAAGATAAGTTAGTAAACAAGCACAGCAAATATTAAACAATCTGAAAAACGAATATTTTGTATATACGAGGATtcgtacacttcattataaTTATAAGGCTTTCAGTAAGTATATTTATGAAACTAATATCAGCACattcaaatgaaaatttaaaggTGAATGCACATTGCGCATACAGTATAGCACAGAACTCGTATCAGGAGCAACCTTTAGTATTCACATTCGCTATGCAACTGGCAGAATTTGGATCATCCACACTCAAAAGTTTGTTCTTTAAATTTCATACGgttgaaaaataataacttcTCTCCCTCGCACTTTACTCTTTCAGTTCAAATCTTCTGCGGTAAAACCGTGCGGAAGCAATTCACTCAAAGTGGTTACCCTGAACGTCAGGTCGACACTAGCGATGTATACAACAAGGTCTTTCGAAAACTGCAAAACAGTAACAACGCATTTAGCAAgagatttaaaaaacatgagtGTTTATCTGCCAACAGACTACTGAAgcaaatggtgcaaaattgaAGCAGTACAGGCTCACATGCAAcgcttaaacatttttcaccgaCCTCTATCAGCGATTGGCGGCACAATCCACAGGGCATTATCTTTGCTGCTTTGTCcgtaaaacaataaaacattttaattgtaCAGCAAGTAGCTTTGTGCCAACTCAAAAACCTTGCGAGATAGTCTTACTCACGTGATTACTGCAATCGCCTTGAATAACCTATGACCTTCTGAAACGGCTTTAACGATGGCCGTCCTTTCTGCACAATTGCCCACCGGATAGCAAGCGTTTTCCACATTGCATCCCGTATATATCTCGCCACTCTCAGTTACTAATGCCGCTCCAACTCGAAAATTGCTGTACGGGCAATACGCATTTTCTTTAGCCTGGCTTGCAATACGCACCAATTCTTCAATGTTTGTAAACTCTAACACCATTATGCTTAAACATTTGCTTCTAATTGATATTGAAAAGCATTAGCTTGAATTTGCCCCAGAGTTTTCATGTAAACGCTTATAGGGAATAGGAATCCCAACACTGAAAGGTTGTTTTCATGCAACCAGACTATTATAAGTTCCAAACCTTTTTGTCTTTGGCCAGATCCGCACACAGATTTCTCAAGAATAGATTTTACGTTTGTTTAAGTTAGCCGAGCCGATGAGCAATGAAGCTGACCAAGTTACACAAACATAAACTTCGTTGACCATAAATCTCCCATATAGATTCAGACTTAAATATATGGTCGGATCAATATAGGCTACATCTTATAGGTTTAAAGCTTGCCTTCTAACTTTGCGCACATCGCCGTCATCTGTAACCTGTTTGACTGTATATATTCACTGTAAGCACACACCATGCTCTGAGCAACTTATAGTATAATATTCTTGTGGACAACACGCGTCTTGCTTCTACAACACTTTTAGCTAATTAATATACGTCTAGGCTAGGTCGTCCACGTAGCCCACAAGCCCACATAATTGCAACACCGCCAATCCACTTCTGTCCTTCCGGCTCGCCTTTGGGTTTAAAGTAAAGAGTTTAAGTGTTAAGTAATTTACCTCTGTAAGATGATCCGTGTAACATTTCCTGGGAATTGCCAGCAGGAAATAACCCATCGGCAAATTGGTGTATGTAGTTGTTCTCAAGAGTATAGGTTACCGTTAATAACTACTGTAGTGTATATGTCCTGTCACATAGTAAATCATTTACAGAGAATACGATATAGCAAGTTAATATTCTGCTGTTTGCGCTATTTTTAAGCCAAAGCATAGAAAAGTAGTCTTGTTTCAAAACGTATTCTGGGAATTTTATCGGAATGTAAGAGCTACAATTGTTATTATAAGATAACTGGACCTCCATATAATTACAACTGTTGCAAACAACCATAAAATGTTCTGGTAAAAAAgaattattaacttatttttttgGTCAAATTACGCCGTAtctattaaaaattaaagtataccAGCGACTTTAAGATAAGCAACGTGGTCTAACCTACTTTTTAAACACTGTTTCATCTTTcgatttttctttctttttaataTGGAAATATTCCTTTTAATCACAAGTCTCTGCCCTCACATCTCATATCTTGATgtaaaaagcaattttgaacATATAAATTTACGTTAAAGCCAGCATTTATTCCAGGTAAATGATCAACCGGTATAACTTTGTAATAATAAGGAATTATAAGCTACATATTGGCGTAATAAAGTGTCCGTCTACAAACTCATTTATAGTTGTCAAAAAGTATTCATGGATATAGGAAGTGGAGTAATCAAGCAAACGGACATTGTGAGGAACTTCACTACGATAAGTTAGGACCGTACTCGTGAGGAAGCAAGACATTTAGCTGGTGGGTGTTGAATTCCTCTTTGTTATTTGCGCAGTAGGCTTTCATATCCAGGGAATACTGAAAAAAGTCATAAGCACATTGGCAAGAATGATTACGAGACACGCTGCAGGTTTTCATCAGATCATTCTATAAACTAAATATAAAACCTTCTTACTTGTCTCATAACTTGACGACACATTCCACAGACCGAAACTTTTACGGTGTCATCGTCACTGAAAAAGAAATTTGGTCAGGAAACAAATAGTTTATTGATAGTTCTCCGTGGAGAAATCAATTTACCCGATAACAGCCAGCGCTTCAAACTCCTTGTAGCCTTCCGAAACAGCCTTGAAGATGGCAACCCTTTCAGCGCACATTGAACACGGAGACACCGCGCAAGTTATGGAACATCCGGTGAAAACCTTGCCGCATTTGGTCAGTACAGCCGCTCCCATCTTAAAGTAGGTTGTGGCATATTTGTCTTTGGCTTGTTTTGCGGCGCTTACCAATTCTTTAGGACTGACTGACATGACTGTTACACTTGCAAAATAGACAAAGAAACACTTTCTAAAAACCACgaaaagaaattgt contains the following coding sequences:
- the LOC143449407 gene encoding cytidine deaminase-like isoform X1 codes for the protein MVLEFTNIEELVRIASQAKENAYCPYSNFRVGAALVTESGEIYTGCNVENACYPVGNCAERTAIVKAVSEGHRLFKAIAVITDKAAKIMPCGLCRQSLIEFSKDLVVYIASVDLTFRVTTLSELLPHGFTAEDLN
- the LOC143449407 gene encoding cytidine deaminase-like isoform X2 produces the protein MVLEFTNIEELVRIASQAKENAYCPYSNFRVGAALVTESGEIYTGCNVENACYPVGNCAERTAIVKAVSEGHRLFKAIAVITDKAAKIMPCGLCRQSLIEFSKDLVVYIASVDLTFRVTTLSELLPHGFTAEDLN
- the LOC143449470 gene encoding cytidine deaminase-like, whose product is MSVSPKELVSAAKQAKDKYATTYFKMGAAVLTKCGKVFTGCSITCAVSPCSMCAERVAIFKAVSEGYKEFEALAVIGDDDTVKVSVCGMCRQVMRQYSLDMKAYCANNKEEFNTHQLNVLLPHEYGPNLS